A genomic segment from Acuticoccus sediminis encodes:
- a CDS encoding ammonium transporter, translating to MKNSMLLKLAGAGLALALSATTVWAKADTSTQPMAEPALIQLAQADSTTTTTTTDTTTTTTTPSVTDEVKSAAEGVAAEAEKAVDAVAQAIPTDGAEGSPKEPTAASQEAAAPTPAVSSDVAYIFNTLLFLMAGFLVMFMAAGFAMLEAGLVRSKNAAMQCLKNLALYAIAGIMFWLVGYNLMYENVDTANNIQALANYMGTFSVKAFPATDADTGNYSAYSDWFFQMVFCATTCSIVSGTIAERMRLWPFLIFCVFLTGILYPITGSWEWGTGWLDQMGFSDFAGSTLVHSVGGWAALAGALVVGARAGKFGANGVIHPMPGSSIPLATLGTFILWLGWFGFNGGSQLALGSMVDASSVAKIFVNTNAAAAAGVIVTVFLTQIFYRKVDVTMAMNGALAGLVSITAEPLMPSVATACFIGGIGGLIVVVFVPLLDKMRIDDVVGAIPVHLCAGIWGTMIVPFSYTGAEGDPTYYVQFIGVVSIGALAFFSSLIVWLILAAVIGLRATPEEEAVGLDSSEVGVLAYPEFGSGRV from the coding sequence ATGAAGAACTCAATGCTCCTGAAGCTCGCCGGAGCGGGCCTTGCGCTCGCCCTCTCGGCGACGACCGTGTGGGCGAAGGCCGACACGTCGACCCAGCCCATGGCGGAGCCAGCGCTCATCCAGCTTGCGCAGGCCGACTCCACGACAACGACGACCACGACCGACACGACGACGACCACCACCACCCCGTCGGTGACCGACGAGGTGAAGAGCGCCGCTGAAGGCGTCGCCGCCGAGGCGGAGAAGGCCGTCGACGCCGTCGCTCAGGCCATCCCGACCGATGGCGCAGAGGGCAGCCCGAAAGAGCCGACCGCCGCCAGCCAGGAAGCCGCCGCGCCGACGCCCGCGGTCTCCTCCGACGTCGCCTACATCTTCAACACCCTGCTCTTCCTGATGGCAGGCTTCCTGGTCATGTTCATGGCCGCCGGCTTCGCCATGCTCGAGGCCGGTCTCGTCCGTTCCAAGAACGCGGCGATGCAGTGCCTGAAGAACCTCGCCCTCTACGCCATCGCTGGCATCATGTTCTGGCTCGTCGGCTACAACCTGATGTACGAGAACGTCGATACGGCGAACAACATCCAGGCCCTCGCCAACTACATGGGCACCTTCTCGGTGAAGGCGTTCCCGGCGACGGATGCCGACACGGGTAACTACTCGGCCTACTCCGACTGGTTCTTCCAGATGGTGTTCTGCGCCACGACCTGCTCGATCGTCTCCGGTACGATCGCCGAGCGCATGCGCCTCTGGCCGTTCCTGATCTTCTGCGTCTTCCTGACCGGCATCCTGTACCCGATCACGGGGTCCTGGGAGTGGGGCACGGGCTGGCTCGACCAGATGGGCTTCTCCGACTTCGCCGGTTCGACGCTGGTGCACTCGGTCGGTGGCTGGGCCGCTCTCGCCGGCGCTCTCGTCGTCGGTGCGCGTGCCGGCAAGTTCGGCGCGAACGGCGTGATCCACCCGATGCCGGGCTCCTCGATCCCGCTCGCCACGCTCGGCACGTTCATCCTGTGGCTCGGCTGGTTCGGCTTCAACGGCGGCTCGCAGCTCGCCCTGGGCTCGATGGTCGACGCCTCCTCGGTCGCCAAGATCTTCGTGAACACCAACGCGGCTGCCGCGGCCGGTGTGATCGTCACCGTCTTCCTGACGCAGATCTTCTACCGCAAGGTGGACGTCACGATGGCCATGAACGGCGCCCTCGCCGGTCTCGTGTCCATCACGGCCGAGCCGCTGATGCCCTCCGTCGCGACGGCCTGCTTCATCGGCGGTATCGGCGGTCTGATCGTCGTGGTCTTCGTCCCGCTGCTCGACAAGATGCGCATCGACGACGTGGTCGGCGCGATCCCGGTGCACCTGTGCGCCGGCATCTGGGGCACGATGATCGTGCCGTTCTCCTACACCGGCGCTGAGGGCGACCCGACCTACTACGTCCAGTTCATCGGCGTGGTCTCGATCGGTGCCCTGGCGTTCTTCTCGAGCCTGATCGTCTGGCTGATCCTGGCTGCGGTCATCGGCCTGCGCGCCACGCCGGAGGAAGAAGCCGTCGGCCTCGACTCCAGCGAGGTGGGCGTGCTCGCCTACCCCGAATTCGGGTCCGGCCGCGTCTAA
- a CDS encoding WecB/TagA/CpsF family glycosyltransferase: MGHPTLRRAYAGYLIARSLSERTGPAAVTGDPAPRRNDEPTAREMDEPMTPPPAPDAADTGLPPFPKQRLFGVSVAAITFNQAIERIIAWSRTTPARTVVTTNLDHVMKLRSDPLFRLCYEEADLVTADGMPFVWLAKHEGEPLKERVTGSDLVEPLVAAAAREGRSVFLFGSTMDRLHGAAKILKERYPQLEFRGAYAPPFGFERDPDLHAEVLEILRTARPDIVLVALGAPKQEVWSRAMSHAVRHGVFVCIGGALDFLSGEIRRAPPFMRRTGTEWLWRAFTEPRRLGPRYVKIIWALPSLYRMHKSDRARYDALLRQQAIAAESAATYDAMTPSAAEPRSRRA, from the coding sequence ATGGGACACCCAACTCTGAGGCGGGCCTACGCCGGGTATCTCATCGCGCGCAGTCTGTCGGAGCGGACCGGCCCGGCCGCTGTAACCGGCGACCCGGCCCCGCGCCGCAACGACGAACCGACCGCCCGAGAGATGGACGAGCCGATGACACCCCCGCCCGCCCCCGACGCGGCCGACACCGGCCTCCCCCCGTTCCCGAAGCAGCGGCTCTTCGGCGTCAGCGTCGCCGCCATCACCTTCAACCAGGCCATCGAGCGCATCATCGCCTGGTCGCGCACCACGCCCGCCCGCACGGTCGTCACCACCAACCTCGATCACGTGATGAAGCTGCGGAGCGATCCGCTGTTCCGCCTATGCTACGAGGAGGCCGACCTCGTCACCGCCGACGGGATGCCCTTCGTCTGGCTCGCGAAGCACGAGGGAGAACCGCTGAAAGAGCGCGTCACGGGGTCGGACCTCGTCGAGCCGCTGGTGGCCGCGGCCGCGCGCGAGGGACGCTCCGTCTTCCTCTTCGGCTCGACGATGGACCGCCTGCACGGCGCGGCGAAGATCCTCAAGGAGCGCTATCCGCAGCTCGAGTTCCGCGGCGCCTACGCGCCCCCCTTCGGCTTCGAGCGCGACCCGGACCTCCACGCCGAGGTGCTGGAGATCCTGCGCACCGCCCGGCCGGACATCGTCCTCGTCGCGCTCGGCGCGCCCAAGCAGGAGGTGTGGTCGCGCGCCATGTCCCATGCGGTGCGCCATGGCGTCTTCGTGTGCATCGGCGGAGCACTGGACTTCCTGTCGGGCGAGATCCGCCGGGCCCCGCCGTTCATGCGCCGCACCGGCACCGAGTGGCTGTGGCGCGCCTTCACGGAGCCGCGCCGCCTCGGCCCGCGCTACGTGAAGATCATCTGGGCGCTGCCCTCGCTCTACCGGATGCACAAGAGCGACCGGGCGAGATACGACGCGCTGCTGCGCCAGCAGGCGATCGCCGCCGAGTCCGCCGCCACCTACGACGCCATGACCCCGTCCGCCGCCGAAC
- a CDS encoding P-II family nitrogen regulator, which yields MKIVMAIIKPFKLDEVRDALSSIGVAGLTVTEVKGYGRQKGHTEVYRGTEYAVSFLPKLKIEVAVPSEMTPRVIEAIQTSAKTGQIGDGKIFVYTLDSAVRVRTGEVDAEAL from the coding sequence ATGAAAATTGTGATGGCGATCATCAAGCCGTTCAAGTTGGATGAGGTGCGTGACGCGCTTTCGTCCATCGGCGTCGCCGGGCTGACGGTGACTGAAGTAAAGGGCTACGGGAGGCAGAAGGGTCACACCGAGGTCTACCGTGGTACCGAGTACGCCGTGAGCTTCCTGCCCAAGCTCAAGATCGAAGTCGCCGTCCCTTCGGAGATGACACCGCGCGTCATCGAGGCGATTCAGACCAGCGCCAAGACCGGCCAGATCGGCGACGGCAAGATCTTCGTCTACACGCTCGACAGCGCGGTGCGCGTGCGTACGGGCGAAGTGGATGCAGAAGCCCTTTAA
- a CDS encoding alpha/beta hydrolase family esterase: protein MFNRLFAPLVLTMLLSVFADAGPALACGADSDCTVSGRTYRIALPKGEGPFPAILYFHGYGGSAEGVMDFTALRETADRLGAALIAMDSAGKGWLIRNAPRRGLEDSDIELDAVDAVLADVTKRFEIDPKRIMAAGFSGGAMMTWTLACRRGADFVGFVPIAGTFWAPIPTDCDNPPVDILHFHGTSDTVVPLAGRAIGDTRQGNVEEAVAAFRKAAHHGAPETVDAPEGLALTCDGSSGDDGTRIIVCLHDGGHEVRPGWIAWGWHLFMDD, encoded by the coding sequence ATGTTCAATCGTCTCTTCGCGCCCCTGGTCCTCACCATGCTTCTGAGCGTTTTCGCCGATGCCGGCCCAGCGCTCGCCTGTGGCGCGGACAGCGACTGCACGGTCAGCGGCCGCACCTACCGGATCGCCCTGCCGAAGGGCGAAGGCCCCTTTCCGGCGATCCTCTACTTTCATGGCTACGGCGGCTCCGCCGAGGGCGTGATGGACTTCACGGCGCTTCGCGAGACGGCGGACCGGCTCGGCGCCGCGCTGATCGCGATGGACAGCGCCGGCAAGGGGTGGCTCATCCGCAACGCTCCGCGCCGCGGCCTCGAGGACAGCGACATCGAGCTCGATGCCGTCGACGCCGTCCTGGCGGACGTGACGAAGCGGTTCGAGATCGACCCGAAGCGCATCATGGCGGCCGGCTTCTCCGGCGGTGCGATGATGACGTGGACACTGGCGTGCCGGCGTGGCGCTGACTTTGTCGGGTTCGTGCCAATCGCAGGGACGTTCTGGGCGCCAATCCCGACGGATTGCGACAATCCACCGGTCGACATCCTGCACTTCCACGGAACTTCCGACACCGTGGTGCCGCTGGCCGGGCGGGCGATCGGCGACACGCGGCAGGGAAACGTTGAGGAAGCGGTGGCGGCCTTCCGCAAGGCGGCCCACCACGGCGCACCGGAGACCGTCGACGCGCCGGAGGGGCTGGCGCTGACGTGCGACGGGTCGTCCGGCGACGACGGCACGCGCATCATCGTCTGCCTTCACGACGGGGGCCACGAGGTGCGTCCCGGCTGGATCGCCTGGGGCTGGCACCTCTTCATGGACGACTGA
- a CDS encoding SDR family NAD(P)-dependent oxidoreductase produces MPERDDSERNAVDRGAADPGVALIVGAGPGFSGSVARKLAARGMSIALASRKPKPQEAEAIAARSYAFDAGDAAATARLFAEVERDLGPPSFVMYNPSARVRAPLVDLVPDEVERAIRVTAFGGFLVAQEAVKRMLPLGGGRILLTGATASVKGMPQSAAFAMGKFALRGLAQSMARELQPQGIHTLHVVIDGAIASPARTPASPDAHLDPDAIADAALAALDLPRSAWSWETEVRPWVERF; encoded by the coding sequence ATGCCGGAACGGGACGATTCGGAACGGAACGCGGTGGATCGGGGCGCGGCGGATCCGGGCGTGGCGCTGATCGTGGGGGCGGGTCCAGGGTTCTCGGGCTCCGTCGCGCGCAAGCTCGCGGCACGCGGGATGTCCATCGCACTCGCCTCCCGCAAGCCGAAGCCGCAGGAGGCCGAGGCGATCGCCGCCCGGAGCTACGCCTTCGACGCCGGGGACGCGGCCGCGACCGCCCGGCTATTCGCCGAGGTCGAGCGCGACCTCGGGCCGCCGAGCTTCGTCATGTACAACCCCTCCGCCCGTGTCCGCGCGCCGCTGGTGGACCTCGTGCCCGACGAGGTGGAGCGGGCGATCCGCGTCACGGCGTTCGGTGGCTTCCTGGTGGCGCAGGAGGCGGTGAAGCGCATGCTCCCCCTTGGCGGCGGGCGCATCCTGCTGACCGGCGCCACTGCCAGCGTGAAGGGCATGCCGCAGTCGGCTGCCTTCGCAATGGGCAAGTTTGCGCTCAGGGGACTGGCGCAATCGATGGCGCGCGAGCTCCAGCCGCAAGGAATCCACACGCTGCACGTCGTCATCGACGGCGCCATCGCGAGCCCGGCCCGCACGCCCGCCTCGCCCGACGCCCACCTCGATCCGGACGCCATCGCCGACGCCGCCCTCGCCGCGCTCGACCTGCCGCGTAGCGCGTGGTCGTGGGAGACCGAGGTGCGGCCCTGGGTGGAGCGCTTCTAG
- a CDS encoding EVE domain-containing protein, which yields MRYWLFKSEPGTWSWDDQVNAGKTGTEWDGVRNYMARNQMREMKKGDKGFFYHSVNAKEIVGTVKVVKTAHPDSTDDSGTWECVDIAADKPLARPVTLAEVKEEPALAEMALIKNSRLSVQPVTEEEWTTIMAMAKR from the coding sequence ATGCGCTATTGGCTGTTCAAGTCCGAGCCGGGGACTTGGAGTTGGGACGATCAGGTGAATGCAGGAAAAACCGGCACGGAATGGGACGGCGTGCGCAATTATATGGCACGCAACCAGATGCGTGAGATGAAGAAGGGCGACAAGGGCTTCTTCTACCACTCCGTCAACGCGAAGGAGATCGTCGGAACGGTGAAGGTGGTGAAGACCGCCCACCCGGATTCCACCGACGATTCCGGCACATGGGAGTGCGTCGACATCGCGGCCGACAAGCCGCTCGCACGCCCCGTGACACTCGCCGAGGTGAAGGAGGAGCCGGCGCTTGCCGAGATGGCGCTGATCAAGAACTCCCGCCTTTCGGTGCAGCCCGTCACCGAGGAGGAGTGGACGACGATCATGGCGATGGCCAAGCGCTGA
- a CDS encoding extracellular catalytic domain type 1 short-chain-length polyhydroxyalkanoate depolymerase, with product MPPGIVAPRHTQLATARVPRGEPQSSGRPTYPLGKVVEMLKARRARSPAPHAPAAPRTSPADARFISRTFQGRAGSRDYRLYVPATTSGVPNGLVVMLHGCNQDPDDFAAGTDMNRLAAAHGLLVAYPGQSRRANMSGCWNWFDPNHQRRGGGEPAILADLTTALRDEFGIPSGRVFVAGLSAGGAMAAVVAATYPEIYDAIGIHSGLGYGAASDVMSAFSAMNGSGGPLRAGPATDAQPRLIIVHGTADTTVVPSNAASIFDAMEDLLPVGRRSVERIAGSPNGRPETVHRLERDGVVVAEMRIVEGMGHAWAGGSEAGSYTDPVGPDASAAMIRFFLAADGPT from the coding sequence GTGCCGCCCGGCATCGTCGCGCCGCGTCACACGCAGCTTGCGACGGCGCGGGTCCCGCGCGGCGAGCCCCAGTCATCCGGGCGGCCGACCTACCCGCTCGGCAAGGTCGTCGAGATGCTCAAGGCGCGACGTGCCCGAAGCCCTGCCCCCCACGCCCCCGCTGCGCCACGGACATCCCCCGCCGACGCGCGGTTCATCTCGCGCACGTTCCAAGGGCGCGCGGGGAGCCGTGACTACCGCCTCTACGTCCCCGCAACGACGTCGGGCGTGCCAAACGGCCTCGTCGTCATGCTGCACGGCTGCAACCAGGATCCGGACGACTTTGCCGCCGGAACGGATATGAACCGCCTTGCGGCGGCACATGGGCTCCTCGTCGCGTACCCGGGCCAGTCGCGGCGGGCCAATATGTCCGGGTGCTGGAACTGGTTCGACCCGAACCATCAACGCCGCGGCGGTGGCGAGCCCGCCATTCTCGCGGATCTCACGACGGCGCTGCGGGACGAGTTCGGCATCCCTTCCGGACGGGTCTTCGTCGCCGGGCTGTCAGCCGGCGGTGCGATGGCGGCGGTGGTGGCGGCGACCTATCCGGAGATTTACGATGCGATCGGGATCCACTCCGGGCTCGGCTACGGTGCCGCATCCGACGTGATGTCGGCGTTCTCGGCAATGAATGGCAGCGGCGGCCCGCTCCGAGCCGGGCCGGCGACGGACGCGCAGCCGCGGCTGATCATCGTCCACGGCACTGCCGACACGACCGTGGTCCCCAGCAACGCCGCGTCGATCTTCGACGCGATGGAGGACCTGTTGCCCGTGGGTCGACGCAGCGTCGAGCGGATCGCTGGCTCGCCGAACGGGCGACCGGAGACCGTGCATCGGCTCGAGCGGGACGGCGTCGTCGTCGCCGAGATGCGAATTGTGGAGGGGATGGGTCACGCGTGGGCGGGGGGATCGGAGGCCGGTTCCTACACCGACCCGGTCGGCCCCGATGCTTCGGCCGCAATGATCCGCTTCTTCCTCGCCGCGGACGGACCGACTTAG
- a CDS encoding CopG family transcriptional regulator, translated as METEKITINLGPVDLGRIDLLVQEGFYQNRTDFIRTAIRNQITGHAGEVSRAIDRHMLDLGLRDVTRRELEAALAAGERLHIKVVGLMRIAADVTPDLAAATIASITVLGTLHASRDVKAAIADRIA; from the coding sequence ATGGAGACGGAAAAGATCACGATCAACCTCGGGCCGGTCGACCTTGGCCGGATCGATCTGCTCGTCCAGGAAGGGTTCTACCAGAACCGGACCGATTTCATTCGCACAGCGATCCGCAACCAGATCACGGGGCACGCTGGTGAGGTCTCGAGAGCGATCGATCGCCACATGCTCGATCTCGGCCTGCGCGACGTCACGAGGCGAGAACTGGAAGCGGCGCTGGCGGCAGGCGAACGGCTTCACATCAAGGTCGTCGGGCTGATGCGGATCGCAGCCGACGTCACGCCGGATCTCGCCGCGGCCACAATCGCTTCGATCACCGTTCTCGGGACGCTCCACGCGAGCCGGGACGTGAAGGCGGCGATCGCCGACCGCATTGCCTGA
- the msrA gene encoding peptide-methionine (S)-S-oxide reductase MsrA, translated as MQLFGKSLEIPTAEDALPGRPEPIATAAVHAVSGEPLKGDWTGLRTVVFALGCFWGAERIFWRTKGVKVTAVGYVGGHTPNATYREVCTGRTGHTEGVLIVYDPKVVSFETLVKTFFESHDPTQGMRQGNDVGTQYRSAIFVGSDEERATAEAVKARYDASLKARGYGPITTEIRGSAPFYYAETEHQQYLHKVPNGYCGLGGTGVSCPVGTGAAA; from the coding sequence ATGCAGCTTTTCGGAAAATCTCTCGAGATCCCGACGGCCGAGGACGCACTGCCCGGGCGCCCGGAACCGATCGCTACCGCCGCGGTCCACGCCGTCAGCGGCGAGCCCCTCAAGGGCGACTGGACGGGGTTGCGGACCGTCGTCTTCGCGCTCGGCTGCTTCTGGGGCGCCGAGCGGATCTTCTGGAGGACCAAGGGCGTCAAGGTGACGGCCGTCGGCTACGTCGGCGGACACACGCCGAACGCGACCTACCGCGAAGTCTGCACCGGCCGCACCGGCCATACCGAGGGGGTCCTCATCGTCTACGACCCGAAGGTCGTCTCGTTCGAGACACTGGTGAAGACGTTCTTCGAGTCGCACGATCCCACGCAGGGCATGCGCCAGGGCAACGACGTCGGCACGCAGTACCGTTCGGCGATCTTCGTCGGGTCGGACGAGGAGCGCGCCACCGCCGAGGCGGTCAAGGCGCGCTACGACGCGTCGCTGAAGGCCAGAGGCTACGGGCCGATCACCACCGAAATCCGCGGATCCGCGCCGTTCTACTACGCCGAGACCGAGCACCAGCAGTACCTGCACAAGGTGCCGAACGGCTACTGCGGACTGGGCGGTACCGGCGTCAGTTGTCCCGTCGGCACCGGCGCCGCGGCGTAG
- the mepA gene encoding penicillin-insensitive murein endopeptidase, translating to MRPHDAAAALVLLVTLAVAPAARSADASAATGTPRTGEGIVVADSRAKVKPVARTTARKADPDPSLAKVRFAAVTGPTAPPAEPLGRYGKGCIAGAVQLAAEGAHHSAMRLSRGRRWGHPATIAFVEDLAAAAAGGGLNGILVGDISQARGGPMLFGHSSHQVGLDVDIWYARRPETPLTDEERETRPFESVLNADGTTVDPAKFTPEIAALVREAASDRRVARVFVHPHIKKAMCAMSRPHRRFLRRIRPWYGHDEHFHVRLKCPRGARGCDPQPDPPKGDGCGADLDYWYTPAPWTPDPKARPGEPLTVERMPPACQRLLDEPDYAAAPVPTGQLTPVPPSPQ from the coding sequence ATGCGTCCCCACGACGCGGCCGCCGCCCTTGTGCTTCTGGTCACGCTCGCCGTAGCGCCGGCCGCCCGATCGGCAGATGCGTCGGCGGCGACCGGCACGCCGAGGACAGGCGAGGGGATCGTCGTCGCTGACAGCCGGGCGAAGGTGAAGCCCGTGGCGCGGACGACGGCGCGCAAGGCCGATCCCGACCCGTCACTGGCGAAGGTCCGCTTCGCCGCCGTCACCGGGCCCACCGCGCCTCCCGCCGAGCCGCTCGGGCGCTACGGCAAGGGTTGCATCGCCGGCGCGGTTCAACTCGCGGCGGAGGGGGCGCATCATTCGGCGATGCGTCTGTCACGCGGGCGGCGCTGGGGGCACCCGGCGACGATCGCCTTCGTGGAGGACCTCGCCGCGGCGGCGGCCGGCGGCGGCCTCAACGGCATCCTGGTCGGCGACATCAGCCAGGCGCGCGGGGGGCCGATGCTGTTCGGCCATTCGAGCCATCAGGTGGGGCTCGACGTCGACATCTGGTACGCCCGCCGACCCGAGACGCCGCTCACCGACGAGGAGCGCGAGACAAGGCCATTCGAGTCGGTCCTCAACGCGGACGGCACGACCGTGGACCCGGCGAAGTTCACGCCGGAGATTGCGGCCCTCGTGCGCGAGGCGGCCAGCGACCGCCGGGTGGCGCGCGTCTTCGTCCACCCGCACATCAAGAAGGCCATGTGCGCGATGAGCCGGCCGCACCGCCGGTTCCTGCGCCGGATCCGCCCCTGGTACGGCCACGACGAGCATTTCCATGTGCGGCTGAAGTGCCCCAGGGGCGCGCGCGGGTGTGATCCGCAGCCCGACCCGCCGAAGGGCGACGGATGCGGGGCGGACCTCGACTACTGGTATACGCCCGCCCCGTGGACGCCCGACCCCAAGGCCCGGCCCGGTGAGCCGCTCACCGTCGAGCGGATGCCGCCGGCGTGCCAGCGGCTCCTCGACGAGCCGGACTACGCCGCGGCGCCGGTGCCGACGGGACAACTGACGCCGGTACCGCCCAGTCCGCAGTAG
- a CDS encoding transglutaminase family protein, which translates to MVSHKTVYSYDRPVEFGPHDLMLRPRDGHDMRILASSLTVSPPADVGWAYDAFGNSVARLTFHDRAQELVIASQLRLRRYALDDPLPRIGRRAGAYPPRYEPDEAFDLAPLVAIDRPRDTEVVKTWVSSVLPKLPEGSAEVLEALSTAVNRSFLYRRRDEMGVQSPAETIAAGSGSCRDFAFLFMEAARSLGYAARFVTGYLYDPAVDTADADTMTGGGATHAWADVFLPGAGWVEFDPTNRIVASRSLVRVATTRTPAQAVPVSGTYLSLDGAAQTSMEVEVAVLRVR; encoded by the coding sequence ATGGTATCTCACAAGACGGTGTACTCATACGACCGACCCGTGGAATTTGGCCCACACGACCTGATGCTCAGGCCCCGTGACGGACACGACATGCGAATCCTGGCATCGAGCCTGACCGTCTCGCCACCGGCGGATGTCGGATGGGCCTACGACGCATTCGGAAACTCCGTGGCGCGGCTGACGTTCCACGATCGGGCACAGGAACTCGTTATTGCCAGCCAACTGCGACTGCGGCGATACGCTCTCGACGATCCGCTGCCGCGCATCGGCCGCCGCGCGGGCGCCTATCCGCCGCGGTATGAACCGGACGAGGCGTTTGATCTCGCCCCCCTCGTCGCGATCGACCGGCCTCGCGATACCGAGGTCGTGAAGACTTGGGTGTCGTCGGTTCTGCCGAAACTGCCGGAAGGGAGCGCCGAGGTGCTGGAGGCCCTGTCGACGGCGGTCAACCGCAGTTTCCTGTACCGGCGCCGAGACGAGATGGGCGTGCAGTCTCCGGCCGAGACCATCGCCGCGGGAAGCGGCTCCTGTCGAGATTTCGCTTTCCTCTTCATGGAAGCGGCGCGATCCCTCGGCTATGCGGCGCGGTTCGTCACCGGATACCTTTACGACCCGGCTGTGGACACCGCGGACGCCGATACTATGACCGGCGGCGGCGCGACGCACGCCTGGGCTGACGTGTTCCTGCCGGGGGCCGGGTGGGTCGAGTTCGATCCGACCAACCGGATCGTCGCGAGCCGAAGCCTCGTGCGCGTGGCGACGACCCGTACGCCTGCGCAGGCGGTGCCCGTCAGCGGCACCTACCTTTCCCTCGACGGCGCAGCACAGACGTCGATGGAAGTGGAGGTCGCCGTGCTCCGCGTGCGGTGA
- a CDS encoding transglutaminase domain-containing protein translates to MYIRFGFEIALNCKTPTTLILGLSPHSTHSDRIIGSDRLEVEPELAMDDILDPFGNRLIRLRAPTGRLTLNSDCVVEVEGEPDPFNWNAQQREVADLPPETLPFLMASRYCESDILRDDAWRLFGGTPMGWARVQAICNFVHNHLTFGYGFGRPTKTAADAFKERTGVCRDFAHLTTALCRAMSIPARYASGYLGDIGVPPSGPGDFSAWTEVYVGDRWYTFDARHNIPRIGRILMVRGRDAADGAMMTTFGAYDLELFKVWTEEVQGRGDDDLKALLSRHPDAEALTLKPVESALPAQVGIG, encoded by the coding sequence ATGTATATCCGCTTCGGATTTGAAATCGCGTTGAATTGCAAGACGCCCACGACGCTCATTCTCGGGTTGTCGCCTCACTCCACCCATTCCGATCGCATTATCGGCTCCGACCGTCTGGAGGTTGAGCCCGAGCTCGCGATGGACGATATCCTCGATCCGTTCGGCAACCGGCTCATACGGCTGAGGGCCCCCACCGGTCGTCTTACACTGAATTCGGACTGCGTCGTGGAGGTCGAGGGGGAGCCCGACCCGTTCAACTGGAACGCGCAGCAGCGGGAGGTCGCGGACCTGCCGCCCGAAACGCTGCCCTTCCTGATGGCGAGCCGCTATTGCGAGTCGGACATCCTGCGCGATGACGCGTGGCGCCTTTTCGGTGGGACGCCGATGGGCTGGGCGCGCGTGCAGGCGATCTGCAACTTCGTGCATAATCACCTGACGTTCGGCTACGGTTTCGGCCGTCCGACGAAGACGGCGGCGGACGCGTTCAAGGAGCGCACCGGCGTCTGCCGGGACTTCGCGCATCTTACGACCGCGCTTTGCCGCGCCATGAGCATCCCGGCCCGGTACGCGAGTGGCTATCTCGGCGACATCGGCGTTCCCCCGTCGGGCCCCGGCGACTTCAGCGCGTGGACGGAGGTTTACGTCGGCGATCGCTGGTACACCTTTGATGCGCGCCACAACATCCCTCGCATCGGACGCATCCTGATGGTCCGTGGACGGGACGCGGCGGACGGCGCTATGATGACCACGTTCGGGGCATACGACCTGGAGCTGTTCAAGGTGTGGACCGAAGAGGTGCAGGGCCGCGGCGACGACGACCTGAAGGCGCTGTTGAGCCGCCATCCGGACGCCGAGGCGTTGACGCTCAAGCCCGTGGAATCGGCGCTACCGGCGCAGGTCGGGATCGGATAG
- a CDS encoding class I SAM-dependent methyltransferase, producing MDRAAFIKANTLLTAPSHVPEIVLHLADEALPLWQKTEEELGEAGLPPPFWAFAWAGGQALARYILDDPSLVAGRRVLDVGAGGGIAAIAAARSGASSVRANEIDAFALEAIALNVAANGVSVDVVSGDLLGGEADADVVLAGDIFYERSLADRAFAFLRRAQAAGATVLIGDPKRTYLPADSLIVVATYEVPVPLALEDADVKRTRVWRLA from the coding sequence ATGGATCGCGCTGCGTTCATCAAGGCCAACACACTCCTCACCGCACCCTCGCACGTCCCCGAGATCGTGCTGCATCTCGCCGACGAGGCGCTGCCCCTGTGGCAGAAGACCGAGGAGGAACTCGGGGAGGCGGGACTGCCGCCTCCTTTTTGGGCATTTGCCTGGGCAGGTGGGCAGGCGCTCGCCCGCTACATCCTCGACGACCCGTCGCTGGTGGCGGGGCGGCGGGTGCTCGACGTCGGCGCCGGCGGCGGGATCGCGGCGATCGCCGCGGCGCGTTCCGGCGCGTCCTCGGTGCGGGCGAACGAGATCGACGCGTTCGCCCTCGAGGCGATCGCGCTCAACGTCGCTGCCAACGGGGTGAGCGTCGACGTGGTGAGCGGCGACCTGCTCGGCGGGGAGGCGGATGCCGACGTCGTCCTGGCGGGTGACATCTTCTACGAGCGTTCCCTCGCCGACCGGGCGTTCGCGTTCCTGCGCCGGGCCCAGGCGGCGGGCGCGACCGTTCTCATCGGCGACCCGAAGCGGACCTACCTGCCGGCGGATTCGCTCATCGTTGTGGCGACCTACGAGGTGCCGGTGCCGCTCGCCCTCGAGGACGCGGACGTCAAGCGGACCCGCGTCTGGCGCCTCGCCTGA